A single bacterium DNA region contains:
- a CDS encoding MG2 domain-containing protein: MKKLFICGMILLLVTVSCKKRPKSYLDITAQQTLAGEKIPLRVTLASPSGSVEGERETFKILVGFNQTMTPLKAIPRDETRGPLEFNPPIKGKYRWMGSRTLAFIPADTLQPATAYTVTLKKDKIQSLTGMRLDHDTTWNFESVRPYLLNSLPYYGSTFIDINGAIYLQFNMPMAPENVKGKISITANHAMPSYVYCGNKEPSFPPYQEVIPFSVRTLRDNEKKDWPLKDWINENALVLVPTKPFPVESQIEVMMQTGLMAKFGNLGTGDERTMSFNTYNIFALIGESEEITGGYPLELCFSNPVAVNELVKFIEFNPPIDSIPQYYIDETYTTTEPRLYLPFKLNRDYGVRISKKLKDQFGNNLDRDYDFRIHIGDYLPFAEIPTGVNIVESRNDLKYPATFVNVDTVDLAMGIIDLDNAVPFLNQPDVFNAYAAYDAPEIFSVNRSWAVNTFEKERNKKVRYPILLKDVLKIRQAGLVYIEFDNLGQYGNYPEYRYLKAFVETGDIGVTWKYAPENNIVWITSLSDTRPISSARVQFRDNQNNVLWQGYSDAKGLCEFPGWAELRMKSYSRTYEYENEYELDSYTSYYEPKFWLTVSRGDDNAVYSNQWYFGIDPWRFNISYNWNVQAEEYDGFIFTEKGLYKSGETVHIKGIFRKKRKGEWILPPTSKATCIIRNSRDEEILNETMALGSFGSFALDLDLTDDAATGPYSIRTELEGTEYSAYGSFRVEAYRPAEFEVKTYAERDTFFAGETFNGNVAGRYLFGMPMRDAQVNWDLYQDYRYVSYPMHKDYSFGGYYEEISRGVLGSGRGKLNDKGLCPVKVKLSAKDIASPVTLTLEGTVTAPNKQSLSGRQNWIAFPSNLLVGLKTSSFLYVLGDTVKLSAIAINQAGIKLANKKIDISIVKREWQSIKKARLGGRYEWVSEMVDKEVKKEKAVSRLDSTLIRLIPDAPGYYYVDAQSRDDKGRRTATKIYYYIAGSGYAGWAMRDDDIIELVPDRDKYQVGDTARILVKSPYDSAEALVTVERELVMRKFTKKLRGNADYIEVPIRSIDLPNIYVCVTMLRGRVEDQTWDEEKQEDLGKPQFKMGYVNLAVDTKEKHLSVKAFSDRVEYRPRDSVNVSFDVKDHEGRPVAECEVSLFVVDLGVLNLIDYSTPDPFEYFYGPRSLSVRTIESRVNILGERNYGEKGEERGGGGLEAAPTEGIPYRQKFLATVFYKADLRTNKQGKGKIGFTLPDNLTKFRIMLVAQTRSSGFGSAESTFTVNLPFIVTGSIPRFARVGDAFNAGVVLHNRTNTENRARVECMAQGIKLSTDKSSREVVLKPNGSAEVLFPFTAEEIGNAVFKFKAAMGKEQDALQLTIPVKLPPFVEAVATFSSTPDSALEGIVVPDNIFDSLGRLDIYLSSSILAGMKRGIDHLLDYPYGCLEQRLSRILPLIVGEGIINQFKLAPVTGKALRDTVQKVIDDVPLYQAYSGGFLYFKESFYPCPYLSAYTMYVLKRARDAGYNVNQTMIDRGIDFLELVLRWGDYDWTYPYNEDARLTTLSFCVYSLSLWGKQEASYASKLFERRDQIPIFGKTLLMKAGRNCGMGQRFESELARIITNKIKMSPTTAHFEESENRGGWTFPSPAKVTAFVIQTFTELDIDFPYKDQVIRWLVSERGKKTRPTTHENAFVFDAFQTYYMKYEKDEPDFVAKVLLGEKEIIKQSFKGRTNEPPKYFSVPLDDVKKNELLPIRISKTGTGRLYYTLRMFYAFKENPIAFDEGFYVWKEILTLEGREVKKFKRGDVYKVVLHIVVPETRIFAVVDDPLPAGFEPVQTFFATESREVREKYWDDQYEEAGHWWGSFDHEEQYDDKMLFFAQELFPGEHTQIYYVRAGTGGIFLAPATKAEEMYEPEVFGSTTQKFVTVE, encoded by the coding sequence ATGAAGAAGTTATTTATATGCGGCATGATCTTATTATTGGTTACGGTGTCCTGCAAAAAAAGACCCAAAAGTTACCTGGATATAACAGCCCAGCAGACGCTTGCCGGTGAAAAGATCCCATTGCGAGTGACGCTAGCGTCGCCCAGCGGTTCGGTTGAAGGCGAACGGGAGACATTCAAGATCCTCGTGGGCTTTAATCAGACCATGACGCCTTTAAAGGCGATACCGCGCGACGAAACAAGAGGGCCGCTGGAATTCAACCCACCGATCAAAGGTAAATACCGGTGGATGGGCTCGCGAACCCTGGCATTTATCCCTGCGGATACACTGCAGCCGGCCACGGCATATACGGTCACGCTGAAGAAAGACAAGATCCAGTCTCTCACGGGCATGCGGCTGGACCATGACACGACCTGGAATTTTGAATCGGTCAGACCGTACCTCTTGAACTCACTGCCATACTATGGTTCGACCTTTATCGATATCAACGGCGCTATCTACCTGCAGTTCAATATGCCAATGGCGCCCGAAAACGTCAAAGGTAAGATATCCATTACCGCCAATCACGCCATGCCGTCATACGTCTATTGCGGCAACAAGGAGCCATCATTTCCCCCTTATCAGGAGGTTATCCCGTTCAGCGTCAGAACGCTCCGCGACAATGAAAAGAAAGACTGGCCTTTGAAAGACTGGATAAACGAAAACGCGCTTGTCCTTGTCCCGACCAAACCGTTCCCTGTAGAGTCGCAGATCGAAGTGATGATGCAGACCGGTTTAATGGCAAAATTCGGGAACCTGGGGACCGGCGACGAACGCACGATGTCTTTCAATACCTACAATATTTTTGCGCTCATCGGCGAATCAGAAGAGATCACGGGCGGTTATCCCCTTGAGCTCTGTTTTTCCAATCCCGTGGCGGTCAACGAACTTGTGAAGTTCATCGAATTCAACCCGCCGATCGATTCGATCCCCCAATATTACATTGACGAAACATACACGACGACCGAACCGCGCTTGTATCTTCCGTTTAAACTTAACCGTGATTACGGGGTAAGGATAAGCAAGAAACTGAAAGATCAGTTCGGGAACAATCTTGACCGCGACTACGACTTCCGCATACATATCGGCGATTATCTCCCGTTCGCCGAGATACCGACCGGAGTCAATATCGTCGAGTCGCGGAATGATCTTAAGTACCCTGCGACCTTCGTGAACGTCGATACCGTTGACCTGGCCATGGGTATTATCGATCTTGATAACGCGGTTCCGTTCCTGAATCAGCCGGATGTCTTCAACGCCTATGCTGCGTACGATGCGCCTGAAATATTCAGCGTCAACCGGTCCTGGGCGGTCAATACTTTTGAAAAAGAGCGGAACAAAAAAGTGCGATATCCGATCCTGCTCAAAGATGTGCTCAAGATAAGGCAGGCTGGTCTGGTATACATTGAGTTCGATAATCTCGGTCAATACGGCAATTATCCCGAGTACCGGTACTTAAAGGCATTCGTCGAAACGGGTGATATCGGGGTGACATGGAAATACGCGCCGGAAAACAATATCGTGTGGATCACATCATTATCCGACACACGGCCGATCAGCAGCGCCCGCGTGCAGTTCCGCGACAACCAGAACAACGTGCTGTGGCAGGGCTATAGCGACGCCAAAGGCCTCTGCGAATTCCCTGGCTGGGCTGAACTCAGGATGAAGAGCTACAGCCGCACTTACGAATATGAAAACGAGTATGAGCTTGATTCCTATACCTCTTATTACGAGCCAAAATTCTGGCTGACCGTATCCAGGGGTGATGATAACGCCGTCTATTCCAACCAGTGGTATTTCGGGATCGATCCCTGGCGTTTCAATATATCGTATAATTGGAACGTTCAGGCTGAGGAGTATGACGGTTTCATCTTCACTGAAAAAGGTCTGTACAAGAGCGGCGAGACGGTCCATATAAAGGGAATTTTCCGGAAGAAAAGAAAAGGCGAATGGATACTGCCGCCGACCAGCAAGGCAACCTGTATTATCCGTAATTCACGCGATGAAGAGATCCTCAATGAAACCATGGCGCTGGGTTCTTTCGGATCTTTCGCGCTGGATCTCGATCTAACCGATGATGCTGCTACCGGTCCATATTCGATACGGACCGAACTTGAAGGGACCGAATATTCGGCATACGGTTCGTTCCGCGTGGAAGCGTACCGGCCCGCCGAGTTCGAAGTGAAGACCTACGCGGAAAGGGACACTTTCTTCGCTGGCGAAACGTTCAATGGCAATGTCGCAGGTCGGTATCTCTTCGGCATGCCCATGCGGGACGCCCAGGTGAACTGGGACCTGTACCAGGATTACCGGTACGTAAGCTACCCCATGCACAAGGACTATTCGTTCGGAGGCTATTACGAAGAGATCAGCCGGGGTGTGTTGGGTTCTGGCCGCGGCAAGCTAAATGATAAAGGATTATGTCCGGTCAAAGTCAAACTGTCCGCCAAGGATATCGCGTCGCCGGTTACCCTGACGCTCGAAGGTACCGTCACCGCACCCAACAAGCAGTCATTGTCAGGCCGGCAAAATTGGATCGCTTTTCCGTCGAACCTTCTCGTGGGTCTCAAAACATCTTCGTTTTTGTACGTGCTGGGAGATACCGTAAAACTGAGCGCGATCGCGATCAACCAGGCCGGCATTAAACTCGCAAACAAGAAGATCGATATCAGCATCGTGAAAAGAGAATGGCAGTCGATCAAAAAGGCAAGGCTGGGCGGCCGATACGAATGGGTGTCCGAAATGGTCGACAAGGAAGTGAAGAAGGAAAAGGCTGTCAGCCGCCTGGATTCAACCTTGATCCGTTTAATACCCGACGCGCCCGGTTACTATTACGTGGACGCCCAGTCCCGTGACGATAAGGGCCGGCGTACCGCAACTAAGATATACTACTATATTGCGGGAAGCGGCTATGCCGGATGGGCGATGCGTGACGATGATATCATTGAACTCGTTCCAGACCGGGACAAATACCAGGTGGGCGATACAGCCCGGATCCTGGTAAAATCCCCGTATGATTCCGCGGAAGCTTTGGTAACGGTCGAGCGCGAACTTGTGATGCGAAAATTCACGAAGAAACTGCGCGGCAACGCCGATTATATCGAAGTTCCGATCAGATCGATCGACCTTCCCAACATCTATGTTTGCGTCACCATGTTGCGGGGCCGCGTCGAAGACCAGACCTGGGATGAGGAAAAGCAGGAAGACCTGGGCAAACCGCAGTTCAAGATGGGATATGTGAACCTCGCGGTCGACACCAAGGAGAAACACCTGTCAGTAAAAGCCTTTTCCGACCGGGTTGAATACCGACCACGCGACAGCGTCAATGTGTCCTTCGACGTCAAGGACCACGAAGGCAGGCCTGTCGCCGAATGCGAGGTCAGTTTGTTCGTAGTCGATCTGGGCGTTCTTAATCTTATTGATTATTCCACACCCGATCCGTTTGAATACTTCTACGGTCCGCGTTCTTTGTCGGTCCGGACCATAGAATCAAGAGTAAATATCCTCGGTGAAAGGAACTATGGTGAAAAAGGCGAGGAACGGGGCGGGGGAGGTCTGGAGGCCGCACCGACCGAAGGTATCCCTTACCGGCAAAAGTTCCTCGCGACAGTTTTCTACAAAGCGGATCTCAGAACCAATAAACAAGGTAAAGGGAAGATTGGTTTCACCCTGCCCGACAACCTTACAAAGTTCCGTATCATGCTAGTGGCGCAGACAAGATCAAGCGGCTTCGGATCCGCCGAATCGACGTTCACCGTGAACCTGCCGTTCATCGTGACCGGATCGATCCCACGGTTTGCCAGAGTGGGCGATGCGTTCAACGCCGGGGTTGTGCTGCATAACCGTACTAATACGGAGAACAGGGCGCGCGTTGAATGTATGGCACAGGGTATCAAACTGTCGACCGACAAATCCAGCCGAGAAGTGGTTTTAAAACCTAATGGCAGCGCCGAAGTGCTGTTCCCGTTCACTGCCGAAGAGATCGGCAATGCCGTGTTCAAGTTCAAAGCGGCAATGGGCAAGGAACAGGACGCGCTGCAATTGACGATCCCGGTAAAGCTGCCGCCGTTCGTTGAAGCGGTCGCGACCTTTTCCTCGACCCCTGATTCCGCCCTCGAAGGCATCGTTGTGCCGGATAACATTTTCGATTCGCTCGGTAGGCTTGATATCTACCTGTCTTCGTCAATCCTTGCCGGCATGAAAAGGGGCATTGATCACCTGCTCGATTATCCGTACGGCTGCCTGGAACAACGACTGTCAAGAATCCTGCCGCTTATCGTCGGTGAAGGCATCATCAACCAGTTTAAACTCGCGCCCGTAACCGGCAAGGCGCTGCGCGACACCGTCCAGAAGGTCATCGACGATGTCCCCTTATACCAGGCATATAGCGGTGGTTTCCTATACTTCAAGGAAAGCTTTTATCCCTGTCCCTACCTTTCTGCGTATACCATGTACGTGCTAAAAAGAGCCCGTGACGCCGGTTATAACGTGAACCAGACAATGATCGACCGCGGCATTGATTTTCTCGAACTCGTTCTCAGGTGGGGTGACTATGACTGGACATACCCGTATAATGAGGATGCGCGGCTGACCACGCTGTCGTTCTGCGTTTATTCCCTAAGCCTCTGGGGCAAGCAGGAAGCGTCATACGCGTCCAAACTATTCGAACGCCGTGACCAGATCCCGATCTTCGGGAAAACGCTTTTGATGAAAGCGGGTAGAAATTGCGGGATGGGTCAGCGCTTCGAGAGCGAACTGGCTCGTATTATCACGAACAAGATCAAGATGTCTCCGACCACGGCGCATTTCGAAGAGAGCGAGAACCGGGGTGGCTGGACATTCCCGTCGCCGGCAAAGGTTACCGCATTTGTCATTCAGACCTTTACTGAACTTGATATCGATTTTCCGTACAAGGACCAGGTCATCCGCTGGCTCGTTTCCGAACGGGGCAAGAAAACCAGACCGACGACCCACGAGAACGCTTTTGTTTTTGACGCGTTCCAGACATATTATATGAAATATGAAAAGGATGAACCTGATTTTGTCGCGAAAGTTCTGCTCGGCGAAAAGGAAATAATCAAGCAGAGCTTTAAAGGCAGGACCAACGAGCCGCCCAAGTATTTCAGCGTACCGCTGGATGATGTCAAAAAGAACGAACTGTTGCCGATCCGGATCTCAAAAACCGGGACCGGGCGCCTTTACTACACCCTGCGAATGTTCTACGCCTTCAAAGAGAACCCGATCGCTTTTGACGAAGGATTCTACGTATGGAAAGAGATCCTTACGCTGGAAGGACGCGAAGTCAAAAAATTCAAAAGAGGAGACGTTTATAAGGTCGTCCTGCATATCGTGGTCCCTGAAACCAGAATTTTCGCGGTCGTTGATGACCCATTACCGGCCGGGTTCGAACCGGTGCAGACTTTCTTCGCTACCGAATCGCGGGAGGTCCGGGAAAAGTACTGGGATGACCAGTACGAGGAAGCTGGTCATTGGTGGGGTTCGTTCGACCATGAGGAGCAGTACGACGACAAGATGCTTTTCTTCGCGCAGGAGCTGTTCCCGGGCGAGCATACCCAGATCTATTACGTAAGGGCG
- a CDS encoding zinc ribbon domain-containing protein, translating to MTKCPACRKDINPEFKFCPYCGSVNPDVKPAKSRGVDIKIGPVFYGFPLINIAVGRDEKGRLRVAKGVIAIGQFGIGIITFAQFGIGILFGFGQMIIGLTAIAQVAIGTVFGLGQLATGYIAIGQLVLGWYGLAQFGLARYIWTPDHRDIEAVMFFHRLPGLIRNIFSFK from the coding sequence ATGACCAAATGCCCGGCTTGCCGGAAAGACATCAATCCCGAATTCAAATTTTGCCCGTATTGCGGTTCAGTAAATCCTGACGTCAAACCCGCTAAAAGCAGAGGTGTCGATATCAAGATCGGACCCGTTTTTTATGGTTTCCCCCTGATAAACATCGCTGTTGGAAGGGATGAAAAAGGCCGGCTGCGCGTCGCCAAGGGCGTGATCGCCATCGGTCAATTTGGCATAGGGATTATTACCTTTGCCCAGTTTGGGATCGGCATATTATTTGGTTTTGGCCAGATGATTATCGGATTGACTGCCATCGCACAGGTCGCGATCGGTACGGTGTTCGGCTTGGGTCAGCTGGCGACCGGTTATATCGCGATCGGACAGCTTGTCCTGGGTTGGTACGGATTAGCGCAATTCGGGCTGGCGCGCTATATATGGACGCCTGATCACCGTGATATTGAAGCCGTGATGTTTTTCCATCGGTTGCCGGGCCTGATCCGAAATATTTTTAGTTTTAAATAG
- a CDS encoding DMT family transporter, giving the protein MTITLKNKTAGVLSILAASVMWGIEPILAKLSYQTTDYLGTFATRIIFCFSVVTVYLLLRGKNPFVISRRQFPWLVYLSLAATLFADLMYTYALTRVPVINAVLIGHMQPLFIVVMGFIVLRSDRLTVYDYAGIAAMICAGVLVTTKSIPNLLALKFGSVGDAFVLAATVAWATTAIATRKYLRELDAGVVAFYRFLFAGVLFILYIILMRGLRIVNPYQVMLGIVIGIGTVFYYEGLKRIKAAQVAALELSTPFFATVLGILVLREYITLMQGIGLLLLVIGILLLSKKEIPEPHGEL; this is encoded by the coding sequence ATGACCATAACCCTGAAGAACAAAACTGCTGGTGTGTTATCGATCCTCGCTGCCAGCGTCATGTGGGGGATTGAACCGATCCTGGCAAAGCTCTCGTACCAGACCACGGATTATCTCGGAACGTTCGCTACCAGGATCATATTCTGTTTCAGCGTCGTGACCGTGTATCTTTTATTAAGGGGGAAAAATCCTTTTGTGATATCCCGGCGCCAATTCCCCTGGCTGGTTTACCTGTCGCTTGCTGCCACGCTTTTTGCCGATCTTATGTACACCTATGCCTTGACCAGGGTACCGGTGATCAACGCTGTCCTGATCGGCCATATGCAACCGCTATTCATTGTCGTAATGGGGTTCATTGTCTTGCGGTCAGACCGATTGACGGTGTATGATTATGCCGGCATCGCGGCCATGATCTGTGCGGGTGTCCTAGTGACCACTAAAAGCATTCCTAACTTGCTGGCCCTAAAGTTTGGTTCGGTCGGTGATGCTTTTGTTCTCGCCGCGACCGTCGCATGGGCGACCACCGCGATCGCGACACGCAAATACCTGAGAGAATTAGATGCCGGTGTAGTGGCGTTTTATCGTTTTTTATTCGCAGGTGTTTTGTTCATATTATATATCATTTTAATGCGCGGTCTCAGGATCGTCAATCCTTACCAGGTCATGCTGGGGATCGTTATCGGCATTGGTACGGTGTTCTACTACGAAGGGCTGAAGCGCATCAAGGCGGCTCAAGTCGCCGCTCTGGAATTATCAACGCCGTTTTTCGCCACGGTCTTGGGTATTTTGGTCCTGCGGGAATACATAACACTAATGCAGGGCATCGGCCTTCTTCTGCTGGTCATCGGTATATTATTATTATCCAAAAAGGAGATCCCCGAACCGCACGGGGAGCTCTGA
- a CDS encoding peptidyl-prolyl cis-trans isomerase, whose protein sequence is MALILMLLALLPQDYINLVVDGNYEAAVNYCEKMIQQTNSVEWKTALGDLYLYEIDDPGKAETIYRDILNTAKQTDGAVHYRLAEALELKENYLDAAREYEIVATRFRKFPLDSFALSGVERCFKKNYQDYVAVIDSYNITRLELDERMAKSSPFGKKDEKSTLDQMILERLLYVSAVKNNVKDMDPYKSTIAIAKKQALLDEITSVDIVAKAAPSGKETRAYYKKNKSTYKLNEEVRGKEIVVETESLAVFLRDTLLKDPASFDSLAKTYSVQPNKTSGGNFGIINRGTRPKATEDVLFLIKPNKVSAVTPVEGKFAIYLVTDHKPERYRSFDEMKPQIEATLRAERTKEIELQFMKKLKDKAVIMIFKDSLSKTEPNTVLALINGRKVTRQNLEDKNSTQPQFGQVDLSKPEECEKLLGILIDDNLKLEYALVKKYYLNEGYFTKMLEAVKKSLDQGLYTKIVIEAVTVDSSEVINMFKERREDMKIPETVKCREIVTYSRAQAYQIHKELLSLYGGKSCFIPFFSKEAKVTDIAKFDSMAKAYSVSSSKERGGDIGTLRFGMRPKEFDEVAFKLKPGTISKVFVPNDSNYTIITVSEHTPAAYRTPEEVWTSLEMAIKREKQKTIVDEFLAKIRQDAQIQILLPEPEKEEKPEDKSDIPNPSVVPGTEKKD, encoded by the coding sequence ATGGCATTAATCCTAATGCTATTGGCATTGTTGCCGCAAGACTACATCAATCTTGTCGTTGACGGCAATTACGAAGCAGCTGTGAATTATTGCGAAAAAATGATTCAACAGACAAATTCTGTTGAATGGAAGACCGCGCTCGGCGATCTGTACTTGTACGAGATCGACGATCCGGGCAAAGCGGAAACGATATACCGCGATATTTTGAATACGGCCAAGCAGACGGACGGTGCTGTCCATTACCGCCTGGCTGAGGCGCTTGAACTTAAAGAAAATTATCTTGATGCAGCGCGGGAATACGAGATCGTCGCTACGCGTTTTAGAAAATTCCCGTTGGATTCCTTCGCCTTATCCGGCGTCGAACGTTGTTTTAAAAAGAACTACCAGGATTATGTCGCGGTCATTGACAGCTACAATATCACCCGTCTGGAGCTTGATGAGCGCATGGCTAAGTCTTCCCCCTTTGGTAAAAAAGACGAAAAATCGACTCTCGACCAGATGATCCTGGAACGGCTGCTGTATGTCAGCGCCGTGAAAAATAACGTCAAGGACATGGACCCGTACAAATCAACCATCGCTATTGCTAAGAAGCAGGCTCTGCTCGATGAGATAACAAGCGTTGACATCGTTGCCAAAGCTGCCCCGTCGGGAAAAGAGACCAGAGCATACTACAAGAAGAACAAATCAACCTATAAGCTCAACGAGGAAGTACGAGGCAAGGAGATCGTTGTCGAAACCGAGAGTCTGGCGGTTTTTCTTCGCGACACGTTATTGAAGGACCCGGCAAGCTTCGACTCGCTCGCAAAGACGTACTCGGTCCAGCCGAACAAAACAAGCGGCGGAAATTTCGGTATAATCAACCGCGGTACCAGGCCCAAAGCGACAGAAGACGTGCTTTTTTTAATAAAACCCAATAAGGTAAGTGCGGTAACGCCGGTTGAAGGAAAATTCGCGATATATCTTGTCACCGACCATAAACCCGAACGTTATCGTAGTTTTGATGAAATGAAACCTCAGATCGAAGCGACGCTCAGAGCTGAGAGAACCAAGGAAATAGAACTTCAATTCATGAAAAAACTGAAGGACAAAGCAGTTATCATGATATTTAAAGACAGTTTGTCAAAAACCGAACCTAATACTGTCCTGGCATTGATAAACGGCCGGAAAGTAACGCGACAGAACCTGGAGGATAAGAATAGCACTCAACCGCAATTTGGACAGGTTGACCTGAGCAAACCAGAAGAATGCGAAAAACTCCTGGGGATCCTGATCGACGATAACCTGAAACTTGAATACGCACTGGTGAAAAAATATTACCTGAACGAAGGATATTTCACGAAAATGCTTGAAGCGGTTAAGAAGTCGCTCGACCAAGGGCTTTATACGAAGATCGTGATCGAAGCGGTCACCGTCGACTCTAGCGAGGTTATTAACATGTTCAAGGAACGCCGGGAAGATATGAAGATCCCGGAAACCGTCAAATGCCGCGAGATCGTGACCTACTCAAGAGCCCAGGCTTATCAAATACACAAAGAACTGCTGTCCTTGTACGGCGGAAAATCCTGCTTTATTCCTTTTTTCAGTAAAGAAGCAAAAGTCACGGACATCGCCAAGTTCGATTCGATGGCAAAGGCTTACTCGGTATCCTCGTCAAAAGAACGGGGCGGCGATATTGGCACGCTCAGGTTCGGAATGCGTCCTAAAGAGTTTGACGAAGTGGCATTCAAGCTAAAGCCGGGCACGATCAGCAAGGTTTTCGTCCCCAATGATTCAAACTACACGATAATTACCGTATCCGAACATACACCGGCTGCGTACCGGACACCCGAAGAAGTCTGGACATCGCTTGAGATGGCAATAAAACGCGAAAAGCAAAAGACGATCGTTGATGAATTCCTGGCAAAAATCAGGCAGGATGCCCAGATCCAGATACTCCTGCCGGAGCCGGAGAAAGAGGAAAAACCCGAGGACAAATCTGACATTCCCAATCCATCCGTTGTGCCGGGAACAGAAAAGAAAGACTAA
- the galT gene encoding galactose-1-phosphate uridylyltransferase: MPELRKDPVLGRWVIISTERAKRPKDFKFEPEEKKISPAECPFCPGNEAATPPEIFALRDNNSQPNAPGWSLRVIPNKFPALRIEGELNRRGEGIYDRINGIGAHEVIIETNDHQSDLADLAPEAFTSVVQSYQRRIMDLKNDTRFRYVMIFKNFGAVAGASLEHSHSQLIATPIIPKRVIEEMDGAKRYYEYRERCIFCDIIAQEIKVRKRLINENNTFIAMCPFAPRFPFETWILPRTHLSNFEDTDDASIKDLAMILKDVLLRLKKALNSPPYNFIIHTAPITLKGIEFYHYHIEIIPVLTRIAGFEWGTGFYINPTPPEESATYLKNIV, from the coding sequence ATGCCGGAGCTGCGTAAAGACCCGGTTCTCGGTCGCTGGGTAATAATATCCACGGAACGGGCGAAGCGGCCGAAAGACTTTAAATTCGAGCCTGAAGAAAAAAAGATATCGCCAGCCGAGTGCCCGTTCTGCCCCGGCAACGAAGCCGCCACACCACCGGAAATATTCGCACTGCGCGATAACAATTCCCAACCCAATGCACCGGGATGGTCATTAAGGGTTATCCCCAATAAATTCCCGGCGTTACGCATTGAAGGTGAACTGAACCGCCGCGGCGAAGGTATTTATGACCGTATAAACGGTATTGGCGCTCATGAGGTAATAATAGAAACTAACGACCACCAATCTGACCTGGCTGATCTCGCTCCCGAAGCCTTCACCAGCGTGGTGCAGTCATACCAGAGAAGGATCATGGACCTCAAAAATGATACGAGATTCAGATATGTCATGATCTTCAAAAACTTTGGAGCGGTTGCCGGCGCTTCGCTTGAGCATAGTCATTCACAGCTTATTGCCACGCCCATTATTCCAAAACGGGTAATCGAAGAAATGGACGGCGCCAAACGATACTATGAATACCGCGAACGGTGCATCTTCTGTGACATCATTGCCCAGGAAATAAAGGTGAGGAAAAGGCTTATCAATGAAAATAACACTTTTATAGCAATGTGCCCGTTCGCACCCAGATTTCCCTTTGAAACCTGGATCCTACCCCGCACTCACCTGTCCAATTTTGAGGATACTGACGATGCGTCCATCAAAGACCTTGCCATGATCCTTAAGGATGTGCTGCTAAGGCTGAAAAAAGCGTTGAATTCTCCGCCCTATAACTTTATCATCCACACGGCGCCGATAACGCTTAAGGGCATTGAGTTTTATCACTATCATATCGAGATCATACCGGTTCTTACCAGGATAGCCGGTTTTGAATGGGGCACGGGCTTTTATATCAACCCAACACCCCCGGAAGAATCAGCCACATACCTTAAAAACATAGTGTGA